The window gccaaaccAAGATTTGGTTTTAgcctgagggaaaaaaaccccccaaaacaaaacagcaagtggctgagtttttaagaaaataacattcaaaaggttcattaaaaaaaaaaaaaaatcacactgcTAATATGCTAATATGATATCATATCGCCAAAAATTAACATATGTGACTAGAGTTATTTAAAGAAATGAGTGTGGTGCCTCACCATTGATGTGACTGTTCCGAGTGACTGACATTTGCAGAATATCAGAGGCGCGCATGAGCCTGGTGACTATAGAAACGTCCAGTTGCTCCATGCCGGGCCCGAACATGATGTAGCGTGGCTCAGATGAGGGCACCAAAGAATGCATGAAGAACGTCAACACATGGTACGGTGGCCACGAAGGAAGCCATTTCTGTCTGCATGACGGGCATCCTTTCAGATATCTGCGGAAATAAAAGTAATTGAATTCTCTTAAAATGACGGTGTCAGTCTATTCAAAAGTCACCCACTCTGCCATGTAGTCAACTTTGGATTCTGTCGTCTCGTAATCGTCCTGTTCTGCGTTGTCAGCGATGACCGGGCCTTCTGGCGCCTCCAGCTGCGGCATCGTTACGTGATCGATGGAGGGCCACTTAGGCATGTCCCTGAGGAGAAAGAACTTCCACAACAATGGGTCCCGGATCAAGGCCCTCCAGTAGCGGCTGGTTGCTCCCAGGCGACAGATGTCCACAGAGGACAATAGGGTCATGATTTGGAACTGCACTTCCACCTTTAGAGTGAAACTATTGTTAGTATTGTCATCTGTAAATTTTGATTTAAATATTGAtcaatctatccatccatcagaCCCAGTACTTTCTCAATGTATTTGATTCAGATTGCCCCTGTCCTCCACAACTAAAAAACATTCAGTGTCTAGTTTTTCTTGAAATTGGCTGTCCTCATCGCAAACATATCTCTTCATGACTCGGTGACAGGATATATTTTCCTTCCACTTGGTGTCACTTCAGAATTACATTTTGCCAAAAGCTACCACGAGCCTGAGCGATGGTATCCCCTCAataaccttaaaaaaaatgacgggGCAAAGAAGGTGGGGGCCATACTAACATCTAACTTTGAGGTCAAGTAGGGGACCGCAAATCGACCCCGTTGTCCATATTTAAGACTACTGGGGTAAGTTAATGAAAGTTGTCACATGAGGAAGTTGGCAGTCAACTTAACTTACAGGtaaacattccaaaaaacCGGGCTCCTCCGCTCCATGATCCCCAACGACGTCTCTCACACCGGGAGGCCAATACAACTCTTTCAAGCGCCGAAGACTTCGAATAACGACTGATTCGCTATGACGGTTAATCTTCCCTGCCATGGCTTGTTGATATATGAAGGTTTACATAGTTGTGGTGTTGAAATCATACCGGTTAACAAATGTGACGTGACGCTTTTGATTTACTTCCTATTGATGACATTAGCGGTGCATTGTGGGTATTGAAGTTCCCCAGTCGAACAGCACCACAGACAAAACCCTCTCGTTAAAACAACACGGGCTTTATTGTCACCAAGgacataaaaaatgaaaatttaatCAAAACCAGCACGTTCTCTATTAAAAGCTAAACAAATAGTTAATTAAATGTTGGAAATTTTGCAATAAGCGGGGAATACAAGTGGTGGATTATGAATAAATCTAAACATACACTTCCACACTTTCTGGAAAAAGTCCTTTgctttgtgtattttataCACATTTACAAACTTGTGTATAGAGTATAAACAGATGTCAAATAGTAAAAGCATACCAAAATGGCAActtaagaataaataaaaatgttactgtgcaatgtttcattttaggctgttatcaaataaacaattcttaaaaaaaaggaaacatttttttttactaagaatcttttatattattattgttactaTAACACATTCTTAGAGCAAAACAGGTGCCCTAGTCAACAgtctaaaatgaaaagaacgGCCCCAACCCacagaacaaattaaaaaaaaatgatttcactGTCAGTTTTACACCACCTCACGTAATGCCAGTGACCTGGACCATGTGATGTGGAGTGAGGTCCAGGTGACTTTTGCCCAAACACATTTCCTCTCCTTAGCCTTTCGTTACACTGTACCTCACCTGGGtggttccctttttttttcttttttttctctttaatttAGGGATTGGGGGGAAAACCCCATTGAATACTGATGTCAGCTCTGTGTCCGAGGACGACCTGGACACAGTGGCGGCTGAACTTCACTGCAAAACACTGAGGATCTCCTTGGCATTCTCCGTGTTCCAGCCCTGGCCCTGCAGCGGGCCCTCGCAGGCGAGCACGTACTTATTGAGGATTTGTGTGCCAATGTCCCTAAACTGGAGACGGTCTTCTTTACAATCCACAGTGTCACCGCTGTAGTCTTCATACTTTACCGCCCAGAAGCACATTTCGCCAATGTACATCATGGTCAGCAGGTGCGTGTCTGAGAAAATACCTTGGGAAACAAGTCAAGGGATACGTCACGATTCAAACTGGCATTTGCAATTTTGCAAAAATctatttgatttattcaaataatatAGAATAACTTCCTTTTTGGTCCTTGTTTATATTCATATACGTGGCACTCATGGTAAAGACACTCAGTTCCCAGAATGCATTGCATGGCACGATGCGTTTAGGTTGTATGTAAAATGGTGACATCCCGGTAAACTGCTCTGCATAAATTCCAATGGAACACCCAAGCATTGCTTATAAAAATCCGTTTGTGACTTATCAACCCAGAAGAAAGGAAAGCAAAATAACTGGTTGTGATCATGCTGAAGATATCTAAGAAATTATTACATCCTGAATgtagaaatacaaaataactGATTGTGATCATACCGAGGATATCAAAGAAATTGTTACATCTGAATGTAGAAAATTTGAGAACACCGTACCTGTAGACATAATTGTAAATTGTTCGAGTACATATAGGGTAAAATCAGCCAATTTGACAAAGTTAGAAGGGCTATATAAAAGTACCTTCAGATAGCAAGCCTGCGGCCGCAGTGTCATGGAGCACCACCCCATCATTGAGCTTCACCGAGTTCCTCACCTGCAACATCCTCATTAGGTAGCGCACTCCTTCCTGAATACACTGCACAAACACATCATTGTCACATAAAGGATACAGACAAGCGAGTTAACAGTTAGGCTTGTAAAGTAACAATTCCTCAAATACAATATCAATAGTCGGCCGTCATATTTGTAGTGCTCCAAGAACTTACTGGCTATGTCATTCATGTGAAGAAGATTTAACCCCCttaggcattttttttttttttttactataatGCCTTGGCAGATAGGAAAGGAGATACACTGATCATGATTGCACTGGTCAACCATTTACTGTAGACCAatgcaaacataaaaataattagaaGCACATGCACTGGCCAGTATTAATAGTATTATAACagtgataaaaaatatagtgtATCATGGAATtaaattttcaacaatgaaatgtCTTTTACAGGAATATTTGGGtaaatgaaaagcatttttaatgcTATGAAGGTCCACGCCCAATAAACTCTTGAATACAGAGACGGAGTGTTCACTATGAGTAAATAAATGCCATCCTttgaggaaatgtttttttccttccatatTTTTGTACTCTTCTGTCATTTTGACCAAGCAGTACCTTCAGGAATGTCTCCTTGTTTTCCTTGATCCATTGCTTCCGTTGATGAAGGGTGTGGCAATACATGTAGAGCAGCGCGCCGCGTCTCCAATAGAGGCATTCTAACAACTCCAGGCCCAAAACAACCTGCACCTGAGAGACCAAATAACAATGTCACGTTGTTACGGTCACGTCAGGCCATATAATTCACCTGTATCACAGTAACCAAAAACATGATTGCTCGACAGTGACAATGTCCTCTGGTTCAATGTCACTTCAAAAATAATGACGCATTTCACAAACAGAAACCAAGCACACCTCTTGAGATGGCGCTAATCTCCCCACCAGCACTTCCGGCTCGGTCAGATCTTGCAGGAGCTGCTGGATTTTGAACGGTGAACAGTCCTCCGGAAACTCTTGATCCACCAGTTTATTCTCTTCGTAAAATGTGATATCGAGGATCACCTGCCATGCACAAAATGCAGGATTTACACGAACACACTCATAATGGAGGAAACTCTGCATACAAACGGCAATTACTAAATGGTAAAACTTGTTTTAACCCTTTAAAACACAGTTCAAGTGTACACTTTGATCAGACTGTAAATTGAGGACTCTCTGTCCAATGTGTATGTTTAAGTACCTGTGTGTAATCCTGAAGCAATTTGGAAAGGCTGCTGCTTTCCCCTCCTTGTCTGTAATAGCTTTTCAACTTGTCCAGTATGACAGATGCATTTTGTAAATAGTCATCATCTGTGGAGAAACATGCAATTATAATATTACTGACTGCAGGTGGATGTGTCACTACAGGTCACTTGCAGATTTGaaaaaccatccatccattttcaatagTTGGTTATCGTACAGGTTAAGGGTGAGACGGTGACAAATCCCAGTTGATTTAGGTGAGTAGGTGGAGTGCACCCTTCACTGTTGCACATTAAACAAACAGTACTCACACATTTCGGCCAAATTGGTCTCTCAAATTTGAAGAAGCACATGTGCAGACCACCATCTGCCATGCTGTaatttttacttattttaacTTTACCACAGGAAACAACAGAGAGACAAGTGTGGGAAGTTAACCactgtcaaaataaacacagcatCAGACTAATGTTTTGTTGTagcttttttccccaccccttTAATTGTGCAACATGAAAAAAGTCCTCAAAAACATCTTGACAATCGTTCACACGCACATTCATTCAGACTTGCGGTTGATTTAGTTTGGATTGAACatggtttttgaaatattttattttgacatatttATGGAATGTGGGAGGCAGAATGAGGGTCTGAGCCAGGATTCTAACACACCTTGGAACTGTGTGGCAGGGGTGGTAACCACTTCGTACTGATCTGCCGTAGTGTAAAACCATCGAAAATGACTAAAAACAGAACTAGGCATAATCGATCCAAAACTTGACTGGCACCAAATAGAAGCAGGATAGActtaaatattacaaatgttTATGGTCACGTTTTAAGCTAAAGTCAATAGAGGGACGCTAGCTAAAATGTTGGCTTCGGAATGTTCACATCCAGAAACC is drawn from Syngnathus acus chromosome 9, fSynAcu1.2, whole genome shotgun sequence and contains these coding sequences:
- the fbxo4 gene encoding F-box only protein 4, with the translated sequence MAGKINRHSESVVIRSLRRLKELYWPPGVRDVVGDHGAEEPGFLECLPVEVQFQIMTLLSSVDICRLGATSRYWRALIRDPLLWKFFLLRDMPKWPSIDHVTMPQLEAPEGPVIADNAEQDDYETTESKVDYMAEYLKGCPSCRQKWLPSWPPYHVLTFFMHSLVPSSEPRYIMFGPGMEQLDVSIVTRLMRASDILQMSVTRNSHINGPSVIGSGISYMFNNQHKFNIFTLYSTNKAERERAKLQKQYMSGKLFTLIGSNDSGDPVFRPAPQVQQVCQVVEGVIYVANAEPGNGEGESEGAQIRAVLCSTSKPLLVLSCISREESQAVGTTRMQSNRRTPCVDMAKRLGLPQLPNPWMVQDTVAESLSGLLDGISWLLRSSGVKVFDS
- the c9h5orf51 gene encoding UPF0600 protein C5orf51 homolog — protein: MADDYRRQGLDLERRIFEFDAKCSALKAEKQDDDYLQNASVILDKLKSYYRQGGESSSLSKLLQDYTQVILDITFYEENKLVDQEFPEDCSPFKIQQLLQDLTEPEVLVGRLAPSQEVQVVLGLELLECLYWRRGALLYMYCHTLHQRKQWIKENKETFLKCIQEGVRYLMRMLQVRNSVKLNDGVVLHDTAAAGLLSEGIFSDTHLLTMMYIGEMCFWAVKYEDYSGDTVDCKEDRLQFRDIGTQILNKYVLACEGPLQGQGWNTENAKEILSVLQ